A genomic stretch from Sebastes fasciatus isolate fSebFas1 chromosome 23, fSebFas1.pri, whole genome shotgun sequence includes:
- the tspan11 gene encoding tetraspanin-11 isoform X1 produces the protein MSAVYKDDQEDWLTVCLKYLLFVFNFLFWVGGAAVLGVGVWTLVEKSDYLSLLASSTFAVSAYILILAGGLVVVTGFLGCCAVIREQKSCLSTYFFGLLLIFLIELVAGVLAYVYYQRLSEELKQHLNQTMTDNYAQPGREAITLAVDRLQQDFKCCGSNNSHDWMVSVYISSKQAEDRVVPDSCCKTITPHCGKRDHPSNIYKVEGGCITKLEQFLADHLLVIGAVGIGVACLQICGMVFTSCLYRRIKMEPY, from the exons ATGTCGGCGGTTTATAAAGATGACCAGGAGGACTGGCTGACGGTGTGTCTCAAGTACCTGCTCTTTGTCTTCAACTTTCTCTTCTGG GTGGGCGGAGCAGCTGTTTTGGGCGTGGGAGTCTGGACGCTGGTGGAGAAGAGTGACTACTTGAGTCTGCTGGCCTCCAGCACTTTTGCTGTCTCAGCATATATCCTCATCCTGGCCGGAGGCCTGGTGGTGGTTACGGGCTTCTTGGGCTGTTGCGCTGTCATCCGGGAGCAGAAAAGCTGTCTGTCCACG TATTTCTTCGGCCTGCTGCTGATCTTCTTGATTGAACTGGTGGCTGGAGTACTGGCTTATGTCTACTACCAGAGG CTGAGTGAGGAGCTGAAGCAGCATCTCAACCAGACTATGACAGATAACTACGCCCAGCCAGGGAGGGAGGCCATCacattagccgtggacagactgCAACAGGAC TTCAAATGCTGCGGCAGCAACAACTCCCATGATTGGATGGTGAGTGTGTACATTTCGTCGAAGCAGGCAGAAGACAGGGTGGTGCCTGACAGCTGCTGTAAGACCATCACCCCTCACTGCGGCAAGAGAGACCACCCCTCCAACATCTACAAGGTGGAG GGCGGTTGCATCACGAAGCTGGAGCAGTTTCTGGCCGACCACCTGTTGGTCATCGGCGCTGTGGGAATAGGAGTGGCTTGTCTGCAG ATCTGTGGGATGGTGTTCACCAGCTGCTTGTACAGAAGGATCAAGATGGAGCCGTACTGA
- the tspan11 gene encoding tetraspanin-11 isoform X2, producing MSAVYKDDQEDWLTVCLKYLLFVFNFLFWVGGAAVLGVGVWTLVEKSDYLSLLASSTFAVSAYILILAGGLVVVTGFLGCCAVIREQKSCLSTYFFGLLLIFLIELVAGVLAYVYYQRLSEELKQHLNQTMTDNYAQPGREAITLAVDRLQQDFKCCGSNNSHDWMVSVYISSKQAEDRVVPDSCCKTITPHCGKRDHPSNIYKGGCITKLEQFLADHLLVIGAVGIGVACLQICGMVFTSCLYRRIKMEPY from the exons ATGTCGGCGGTTTATAAAGATGACCAGGAGGACTGGCTGACGGTGTGTCTCAAGTACCTGCTCTTTGTCTTCAACTTTCTCTTCTGG GTGGGCGGAGCAGCTGTTTTGGGCGTGGGAGTCTGGACGCTGGTGGAGAAGAGTGACTACTTGAGTCTGCTGGCCTCCAGCACTTTTGCTGTCTCAGCATATATCCTCATCCTGGCCGGAGGCCTGGTGGTGGTTACGGGCTTCTTGGGCTGTTGCGCTGTCATCCGGGAGCAGAAAAGCTGTCTGTCCACG TATTTCTTCGGCCTGCTGCTGATCTTCTTGATTGAACTGGTGGCTGGAGTACTGGCTTATGTCTACTACCAGAGG CTGAGTGAGGAGCTGAAGCAGCATCTCAACCAGACTATGACAGATAACTACGCCCAGCCAGGGAGGGAGGCCATCacattagccgtggacagactgCAACAGGAC TTCAAATGCTGCGGCAGCAACAACTCCCATGATTGGATGGTGAGTGTGTACATTTCGTCGAAGCAGGCAGAAGACAGGGTGGTGCCTGACAGCTGCTGTAAGACCATCACCCCTCACTGCGGCAAGAGAGACCACCCCTCCAACATCTACAAG GGCGGTTGCATCACGAAGCTGGAGCAGTTTCTGGCCGACCACCTGTTGGTCATCGGCGCTGTGGGAATAGGAGTGGCTTGTCTGCAG ATCTGTGGGATGGTGTTCACCAGCTGCTTGTACAGAAGGATCAAGATGGAGCCGTACTGA